The DNA region GGATCCAATACGGGCGGCCTTAATGACCCGTCGATTTCACTTTTGAATTGTGCCGCATCGGACTACGGGTCATTTGTGCCCGTACCGCGGGCGCACTTGTCCTTATGGCGTGTAGACGCGGTCGACGGCGGCCAGGTGCTCAGGCCGGATCGGTGCGGCGTGCCGCTGGTAGTCGGCATGCCGGCGTATGTAGCTCCTGATGTAGGGGCAGACGGGGATGATGGTCAGCCCGGCGGCGATGGTGTCGTCCAGAGCGTGCTTGGCCAGGACCGCGGCGAGGCCCTTGCCTGCGTAGGCGTCGCTGACTTCGGTGTGGTAGAAAATCCGTTCCTGGTCGGCCGGGCTGCTGGCAGGCACGTACTCGGTCTTGCCGATAGCGGTTTGCCCGTCGAGGAGCTCGTAGCAGTGGCTATCGGGGGCATGCCGGACGGTGAAGGTTTGCTCCGGTTCCATAGGGTCTCCTTGAGATCGTTTCAGCCGGTGGCCGGGTGATAGCCTCGCTTGCTGGCAGTCACGGCTTGTTCGTGGAGCTGCCGGCCAGTGTCTTCTTCTCTGAACCGCTCTGGTACTGGTGCTGCCATAGTCTCGAAAACGTTGTAACAGCCGCGGAACAACTCTATCTGCCCAGCGGTGTCCCGTCTCTGCTGGGCGGCGTCGGGCGTCCGGTTCTGGTCCCTGTTTCTGGGACCAGACCGGGGGTTCGGCGGCCAAGAGGTGGCCGCGTTCATCGATCCGTGCGGAGAGGACCTGCCGCAGGGCAAACTCTTCCCGCCAGGTCACGGGCAGCATGTGCTGGTTGCTGACCGAGGCACCGCCATTTAGCGAGCGGTGGAGGACCCGTCAGCCGTCTGGTCGATGCCTCAGCACGCTAGCGAGGCAGTGACGTGCGCAGCTTTTCAGTGAGCCTCAGCAGCTCGCGCTGTTCTGCAGCCGTCAGCGCCGGAGCGACCAGGTGGACGATTTCCCGAACATGTTCGCGGCCGATCTGCTTTTGCAGCTGTGCCCCTTCGTCGGTGAGTTTCACCAGGACGCCGCGGCGGTCGTCGGGGGCCGGCATCCGTTCCACCAGGCCGCGCTTTTCCAGCCGCTCAACCAGCCTGCTGAGGCTGGACTGGCTCAGCAGCACGTTGTCATTGAGCTCGTTCAGCCGCGCCCACCCCGTGGGGCAGCGGGACAGCGTGAACAGGACGTCGTACTCATTGACAGGCAGGTCCCGGAACGCCGGTCCGGACTGCAGCCGCCGCATCACGGCAACTTGAGCCCGGAACAGCGATTCCCACGTCTCGGCAGCCAGTCGCACCGGCGACGACTCCGGGGCGGTTCGCGCGGGCATCACGCGTCCGCCACCGAAGACGTCGGGGCGGACGAGGCAGGGGATGCTGCGGCTTGGCCGGCTTCGGCGCGCGCGGCCTCGTCCTGGGCCGCCAATCGGGCGGCCACCCGCCCTGCATGGGTGGGCGGATCCGGAACATGGGCCGGTTTGAGGGCCGCATACTCCTTTCGCAGCACCGGAAGCACCTCTTCGCCGAACAGGTCAAGCTGTTCCAGCACCGTCTTCAGGGGCAGCCCTGCGTGGTCGATCAGGAAGAGCTGGCGCTGGTAGTCCCCGAAGTACTCACGGAAGGTCAGGGTCTTTTCGATGACTTCCTGCGGGCTGCCCACCGTCAGCGGAGTCTGGGAGGTGAAGTCCTCCAGCGACGGGCCGTGGCCGTAGACGGGCGCGTTGTCGAAGTAGGGGCGGAATTCCTTGACGGCGTCCTGTGAGTTCTTCCGCATAAAGAACTGACCGCCAAGGCCCACGATCGCCTGGTCCGCCTTGCCGTGTCCATAGTGCTCGTAGCGCTCACGGTAGAGGCTGATCAGCTCCTGGTAGTGCTCCTTGGGCCAGAAGATGTTGTTCGCGAAGAACCCGTCACCGTAATAGGCCGCGACTTCGGCAATCTGCGGAGTGCGGATGGAGCCGTGCCACACGAAGGGGGCGACGCCGTCGAGCGGGCGCGGTGTCGACGTGAAGTTCTGCAGCGGCGTGCGGTGCTTGCCCGACCAGTTGACGGTGTCCTCGTCCCAGAGCTTCCGCAACAGGCTGTAGTTCTCGATCGCGAGCTCTATCCCATCCTCCATGTTTTTACCGAACCACGGATAAACAGGAGCGGTGTTTCCACGGCCGAGCACCAGATCCACCCGTCCGTCGGCCAGGTGCTGCAGCATGGCGAAGTCCTCGGCGATTTTCACGGGGTCGTTCGTGGTGATCAGCGTGGTGGCCGTGGACAGGGTGATGCGTTCCGTCTGGGCGGCGATGTACGCGAGTGTGGTGGTGGGAGACGAGGAGAAGAACGGCCGGTTGTGGTGCTCGCCGATGGCGTAGACATCCATGCCGATTTCCTCGACCTTTTTGGCGATCGCCACTGAGGCTTTGATGCGCTCATTTTCGGTGGGGGTGCGGCCGGTGGTGGGGTCAGCGGTGATGTCGCTGACGCTGAATACGCCGATCTGCATGATGTGCCTTCCGTTGTCCGAAATTGTTTCGGGGCTTGCTTTAACTGTATCCCATTTACATGCATTTGCATCTATCAATGGGTGTAACGTTCAGTGCGGCAGGTTATTCCCGGTTGGGTGGGGAGGGCAGCCAGGACGCGCTACGGGGCGGACTGCTTGGGGATGGAGGCACTGGTGCACACCCCATCAACGGTCAACCTTTCCAGCCATCTAGCTAGCCGTTCATGGGACCTTCGGCATGCAGCTTGCCGGCTCCTGGACCTTCAACATGCAATGTGGCGCGGACCATCAGGCTATCCGGGGCGGTGTCCAGCTCAACCAGGGTTTCGTGGGCGTTCAGGATGGTGAAGACTTCGGAACCGGCCTTGACCGTCAGTCCCTTGGCTTCCGCTGTCTGCCGGGCATTGTCCAAAGCCTTGCGCTGAAGCTCCTCAACATACTTGCCGTCGTATTCTCGGTTGGCATCGCCGAAAGCCCAGCCGAACAAAGTCCCTGTGTTGTCCATGGCAGCGATATTACGCGCAACGACCCTGGAAGGGGTTTCGTAACATTAGTAATGTGTTGCTTACCGGGGCTAACCGTGACCCTGATGGGACACGGCATGCCGTACGCGTAAGCATGCCCTCCCCAGGGGATCAGCCTGACGCCGCTCTACTTGGCGGACATTGCCGGCAGCGGGGTCCAGATCAGTGGGCCGCACAGCCGGTCCGACCGCTGTGCGCAATCATGCTCTGGTCCCGGCTGCCACTCTCGCCGGTACCGAAGTGTCTCCTGGCGGTTCCCGGAAGACGTAGACTTTGGACTATGATGCAGCCCACACCAGGTGCGCGCCCGCACGGTTTGACCCGGTTCTCCACCGCGGGGTTGCCTGACGCGCGGCGGATCGCACTGTGGGAAGAGCACAATGCCCGCGCCCTGGTCGGGCTGCAAGCCCGAACGCTGACAGGCGGCGCGCTCGAAGCCACCGAGCTAAACCTGAACCTGCCCCAGCTGCAGTTGGCCCAGGTCTGGGGCAATCCACACGTAGTGGAACGCTCAGTCCGGGAGATCGCCGCGCACCCGGCCGAGGCCGTCGTCGCCTACTTCACGCTGGAGGGCGAGGGCTTCTTCTACCACCGGGACGGCTGCGAAATCCTCAGGCCCGGCGAGGCAATCCTCTACGACGCGGACCAGCCTTTCATGCGCGGATTCTCGCACGGGCTGAAGGAACTGGCCCTGAAGATCCCCCGCGCTACCCTGAGCGAATTCACCGGCCAGTCCGGGCTGATTCGCCCGAAGATCTTCGGCTTCCGCGGCCCCCAGGCCGGCCCTGTGCACGCCGGAGCCTTGGCCTCCTCCCTGGGTGCGGCGTTGTCCGGACGGGCCACAGATTGGGACGATCTAGAGAAAACGGCGCTGGAACTGCTCGCGGTCATCCTCGGCGCCGGCGCGGGACCGGCCGGACACTTGGCCGCTGCGCAGGCCTTCATCGCAGCCCAGTGTGCAGATCCGCGGCTGTCGGCCGGGCGAGTTGCCGCCGCCGTCGGCATTTCCGAGCGTCAGCTCTCGCGCATCCTGGCCGAGGCAGGCACCAGCGTACCGGGCGCCATCCTGGATGCAAGGCTGAAGGCGGTCCGACAGCAGTTACACTCCCCCGAAGCCGCACGGATGCCACTGGGAACCTTGGCGCTGCAGCAGGGCTTTGCCTCGCCAACGCACTTCTCCCGCAGCTACAAGGAGAAATTCGGCATCTCCCCGCTGCAGGACCGCCGTACCGTCGGCGCCTGATGACCCTTGCTTTGCGCCGGTCCTTCCGTCAGTGACGAACCCGGCTGTTTCTCGCTGTGCATAGCGCCGCCGGTCCTGAAGGGATGCGCGACGTGGAGTTTTATCCTGATCCGCCGAGTTTTTGCCTGTTTCCGCCGTGATCGCCGCCACTCCACTCAGAAGCGGTTGTGAACCGGGACACTCAATAGCAGTCGTCCGGAATAAGACCGGCTGTTGAAGTGGAGCACATGCAATGGTGATTTTCAATGACGGGGTCTCCGAGACCGAAACCCCGGATTCCGCCGTCGTCGAGACGGATGTCCTCATCGTTGGCTCCGGCCCGGCCGGTTCCTCAGCCGCGCTGTTCCTGTCCTCGCTGGGCGTGCCGAACATCATGATCACCAAATACCGCTGGACCGCGAACACTCCGCGGGCCCACATCACTAACCAGCGGACGATGGAGATCTTTCGGGACGTGGGCATCGAGGATCAGGTACTGGCTGACGCGACCCCGCACCATATGATCGGGGACACCGTCTTCTGTACCTCGATCGCCGGCGAAGAAATCGGCCGTATCCTCACCTGGGGCAACCATCCGGCCCGCCACGCCGACTATGAGCTGGCCTCGCCTTCGCTGAACTGCGATATCCCGCAGACCTACCTGGAACCGATCCTGGTCAGGAACGCCACCATGCGCGGCACGCAGACGCAGTTTTCCACCGAGTACCTCTCGCACAGCCAGGACGACGACGGTGTGAGCGTGCGGGTACTGAACCGGCTCACCGGGCACGAATACACCATCCGTGCCAAGTACTGGGTGATTCAGCCAGGCTCCAACATCGGCGGCATCGGCGCCGGACTGGTCCGCATGGTCCGGCCATGGAACGAATGGCTGATCGTCTGGGGCTTCGACATCAACGAAGGCACCCCCCAGGTCTCCGAGGACGACGCCCGTCAGATCGTGCGCAACCTGATCGGCGTACCCGACCTGAACGTGGAGATCACCGGCATCTCCCTCTGGGGCAACAACGAGCAGTACGCCACCCGGTTGCAGGCCGGGAGGGTGTTCTGCGCGGGCGATGCCATACACAAACATCCGCCAAGCAACGGGCTGGGCTCCAACACTTCCATCCAGGACTCCTACAACCTGGCCTGGAAACTCAACGCCGTGCTCAAGGGGCAAGCCGGCCAGGAACTGCTGGAGACCTACTCGGCCGAACGTGCCCCGGTGGCCGAGCAGATCGTCACCCGGGCCAATAGGTCCGCCCGGGAATTCGGCAAACTGTTCGAGGCCCTGGGCATCGACACAGCCGAAACCGCGGAGGACATGCTCGCGCTGATCGAGTCCCGCAAAGACGCGACACCGGAGGGCGCCGCTAAGCGCGCCGCCGTGCAGGAGGCCATGGACCTGAAAAACTACGAATTCAACGCCCACGGAGTGGAGCTCGGTCAGCATTATGTCTCCACCGCCGTCGTCGGGGACGGCACCGCGAGGCCGAAACCGGGCCGGGACCAGGAGCTGTACTACCAGCCGACCACGCAGCCCGGCGGCCGGCTGCCGCATGCCTGGGTCGGCGACAACAGGCACAAGTACTCCACCCACGACCTGGCCCCATACGGCCAGTTCACCCTTTTCACCGGAATCACCGGCGGGGACTGGACGACGGCGGCACAGAAGGTCGGCGACCAGCTCGGCATCACCATCAACACGGTGGTCATCGGCCCCGGCCAGGAAATCACCGATCTGTACTTCGACTGGGCAAAGCTGCGCGAGGTGGCCGAAGACGGCGCCCTCCTGGTCCGCCCGGACAAGCACATCGGCTGGCGCTACCACACCATGCCGGCCGACCCCGAAACCGAGCTGCGCACCGCAGCAGCCGCCATCCTGAACAGGAGCGAGTGAAGATGTCTTTGGTTTTTGAACATGTCGCACTGGGCCAGCGGGTGCTGTTCGGGACCGGAAAGGCCGCCGAAAACCTGGCCGCGGAGGTGGAGCGGCTCGGGGCGCAGAAGGTGATGGTGATCGCTTCCGAGTTCGAGGCGACGATTGCGGATGTGGTCTGTGCCGGGATTTCCCCGGTGCTGCGCTGGGACCAGGTCGTAATGCACGTCCCGGTCGAGGTCGCGGAAAAGGCCCGGGCCGCGGCGGCCGAGCACGAAATCGACCTGCTGGTGTGCGTGGGCGGGGGCTCGACCACGGGTCTGGCCAAGGCGGTGGCCTTGACCTCGGGAATACAAATCGTGGCGGTGCCGACTACCTACGCGGGCTCCGAGGCGACCAACGTGTGGGGGCTGACCGACGCCGCCCGGAAGACCACCGGAGTGGACGACAGCGTCCTGCCTGTGAGCGTGGTCTACGATGCTGGCCTGACCCTGTCCCTGCCCGTGGAGATGTCCGTGGCCTCAGGGCTGAACGGGATGGCCCACTGCATCGACTCGCTCTGGGCACCGAGGGCAGACCCGATCAACGCCGCGCTGGCCGCCGAGGGCATCCGCGCCCTGAACCAGGGCTTGCCGCTGATCAAGGCCGACCCACAGGACCTTCAGGGCCGGGAGCAGGCCCTGTACGGGGCCTACCTGTCCGCGGTCGCGTTCGCCAGCGCCGGATCCGGGATGCACCACAAGATCTGCCACGTGCTCGGCGGGACCTTCAACCTGCCCCACGCCCAGACCCATGCCACCGTGCTCTCTTACGTGCTGGCCTTCAACGCCCCCGCCGCGCCGGAGGCGGCAGCCCGGGCCGCCGCCGCGTTCGGCGCCGAAGACGCGCTGACCGGCCTGAACCGGCTCCGCGACATCCTCGACGCACCGAAGGCTCTGGCCGATTACGGCTTCACGGAGGGGAACATCCCCGAAGCGGTCCGGATCGCCCTGCCGACCATCCCGGCCTCCAACCCCCGGAAGGTCACCGCAGAGAACCTGACCAGGCTGCTGATCACCGCCACAGTTGGCGAAGACCCCAAGACCCTCACCGACCTCTAAGGACACCCTCATGACTGACACTTCCGGAACCCCGGTGACCACTGGCGCCGAACAGATCGCCGTTGAAGAGACCCTCACCCAGAATGTTCTGCATTCCTTCGAGAACTGCACCGACCCGCGGCTGCAGCACCTGATGCAGGCCCTTGTAAGGCATTTGCACGCGTTCATCCGCGAAGTGCGCCTGACAGAGGACGAATGGAACGCCGCGATCGCGTTCCTGACCGAGGCCGGGCACATCACCGACGAGAAGCGCCAGGAGTTCATCATGCTCTCGGACGTGCTCGGGGCCTCCATGCAGACGATCAACGTCAACAACCAGGCGTACAAGAATGCCACCGAGGCCACGGTTTTCGGCCCCTTCTTCGCCGAGGACGCCCCGGAGATACCCAACGGCGGGGACATCGCCGGCGGCGCCCCCGGACAGCCCTGCTGGCTCGAGGGAACCGTCACCGACACCGAAGGCGAGCCGGTGCCCGGGGCCCGCATCGAGGTCTGGGAGGCAGACGAGGACGGCTTCTATGACGTCCAGTACGGCGACAACCGGGTCGCCGGCCGGGCGCATCTGTTCTCCGATGATCAGGGACACTACAGCTTCTGGGGTCTGGCCCCGACGCCGTACGCGATCCCGCACGACGGGCCCGTCGGTAAACTGCTGGAGGCCACCGGCCGCTCTCCGATGCGCGCGTCGCACCTGCACTTCATGGTCACCGCGCCCGGTAAGCGGGCCCTGGTAACGCACATCTTCGTCGCCGGTGACGAACTCCTCAAGTACGACACCGTTTTCGGTGTCAAGGACTCCCTCATCAAGTACTTCGAGCAGCAGGCCCCCCGCACCCCCACCCCCGACGGCCGCGACCTGGACGGGAAAACCTGGGCCCGCAGCCGCTTCGACATCGTACTCGCCCCCACCGAAGCAGACAGCGGCCACTGAGAAACCGCAGGGGCCAAGAAACAGGCAGCCCCTCACCAGCGCCACCGAACAAGCCCGCCACATCGGGCTCCATCAAAACGCGCCCAAGAGTGCCCGTAGATAGCGCCCAAGTGCGCCCATAAATAAAGGTTTGGGATGGTCATGACTTTGCCGGCGCGGGCCCCTCACCGACGGACCGCAGCGTCACCTACCGCGAACCCGGCGCAGAGGCTGGAACGAGCCGAAACGAGACAGATTTATGCAAGAGAACTACCTCTGAGGAGAAAACGATGACCCTGTCAAAGCAAAGCATGACCGATGAACAGCGCAAGTCTGTCGCGCTCGAGTATCTGAAAGCCTTTGACCACGGCGGTGTGACCTCCGACGGCGGAAGCATCCTGGACCTCTTCAGTACCGACGCTCAGGTCTACATCCCCAAATGGGGCATCGCGAACGGCAGGGAAGAAATTGGAAAGCTTTTTGGTGACGTGGGCGCCACCATCAGAAGCATCACGCACGACTATTCCACTTTTAATTGGATCTTTTCCGGTTCGGACACAATTGTGGCCGAGGGCACAAGCTTCGGAGTGCATCGGGATGGACCCTGGCGTGCCGGTGTTCCAGACACTGGTGCGGGTCGCTGGTGCGACGTCTTTGAGATTCGGGACTGGCACATCACGCGCGTCTTCATCTACCTGGACCCGGACTATGCCGGTAAAGACACCCTGCGCTACCCTTGGCTCCATCCAGAGCGGACTGGTGAATGAGGGCAAGGACCGCAGGCACCGGTCATACCGTCTGGATCTACGGAGATCTGCCAGGCATCGTCTTGTCGAGTGGAGAAAGTTCTCTCCGATCGCCGCCCCCGCAGCTTTCTCGGCTGTTCACCCGCTAAGGCGTCGGCGTGGCCGGTTCATCCCTACTCAGGCCACCTGCTGCTGGTCCTGCTGGCCGCTGAATGCAGATTTCCCTCGCAATCACACTTCTCCCACGGCTACAATGAGCGCGGTATCAGCCCGCTTCAGGACCACCGGAAGCAGCCTCAACGCAACGACAAGCAAATTAGCCGGGGAGCCTTCGTTTCAACTTCCCGGGAATTTGCCTATTTTCCGCCCTCTACAGTCCCGCCCATCCGCCAGGTAACTGGGGAAATACTGAAACGACTTCTGTGGCCCAAGGGCCTTTCTGGAGGAAAGCAATAGTGTTTTTCGACGACAGAGTCGCTGCGACCGAAGTTCCCATGTCTGCAGACGTGGACACTGACGTTCTAATTGCACGGGTCGGGGCAGGCTCGGTCGCCGGCTGCGGCGCTGTGTTTTGTGCCGTGAGCGGGACCGGACCGGTCAAGCCGGCTCCGCCAACGGAAACCGAGCCGAACTACGAGCCTTCCACCTACCCTGGGTTCTTCCCGCCTGACGTCTGGGCGGGAAACACTGCCAAAAAATACTCAACGCATGACCTCGGTCGAAACTTCGGGGCATTGAGGAGGACGTCGCCGTTCTTGTCCGGCCCGATAAGCACATCAGCTGGCGGCCGGAGCGGGTTGCCTGCAGACCCTGAGCGTCCCTGATGGACGCACTCACCGCCACCCTGGACAGAAGCAACTGATGGGACTGACCTTTCAGCACACAACACTGGGCCAGAGAGTGCTGTTCGGGTCCGGGAAGGCAGCGGAGCACCTTGCCGGCGAGGTCGACCGCCTGAGCGCCCGGAACGTCATGGTGATCGCCTCCGCCCGAGAACGGCCCGAGGCCGAAAGGGTCACCGCAGGCATCAGCACGGCCTTGCCGTATGACGACGTTGCCCCGCACGTGCCCATCGATAAAGCGGAGAAAGCCCGGAAGGCAGCCACAGATAACGGCATCGACCTGCTGGTCTGCGTGGGCGGGGGATCAACCATCGGCATGGCCAAGGCCATTGCCATGACGACCGGGCTGCCCATTATCGCGGTGCCCACTACGTACGCAGGGTCTGAGGCGACAAATGTCTGGGGCCTAACGGAAGCATCCCGGAAGATAACGGGCGTCGATGACCAGGTGTTGCCCGTGACCGTGGTCTACGACGCTGAGCTGACGCTGTCCCTGCCGGCGGAGCTGAGCATTGCTTCGGGACTGAATGCCTTGGCGCATTGCATAGATTCGATGTGGGCGCCGCGAGCGGATCCCATCAACCAGGCACTGGCCGGAGAAGGCATCCGAGCGCTTAACGGTGGCCTTCCGGCGATCCGCACCAACTCCGACGATCTGCGGGGCCGAGAACTGGCGCTGTATGGGGCCTACCTCTCCGCAGTCGCCTTCGCCTCTGCCGGGTCCGGCATGCACCATAAGATCTGCCATGTCCTAGGCGGCCGGTGGAACTTGCCTCACGCTCAAACCCACGCCACCGTACTCCCCTATGTCCTTGCCTTCAACGCTCCAGCTGCGGGCGACGCCGCCCGGCGGATCGCGGCGGCCTTCGGGGCGGATACGTCCACTGCAGGATTGAACGCGCTGCGGGAGACCTTGGATGCTCCGCAGGCCCTTAAGGACTACGGATTTGTTGAGGGCAACATCACGGAGGCCGTCCAGCTCATCCTGCCCGTCATCCCCGAATCCAACCCCCGCCCCGTCACGGAAGATAACCTCACCGTGCTGCTCACGGCCGCCTACGCCGGAACCGCCCCCGATGCCGACTGGACGGAGTCACAACCATGATAAGCGCCCAGCATCAGTACGGCACGGGACGGATGGAACCGTCTGGAAGGCGGCCGGATACCGGCTCAGCGTTCCCTTTACCTCTTCGTTCACCAGCGTACGCTCCGGTTTCCTTTCCTCGCCGCGCCTGGATCTCAACGGCGCGGCCGGCAGGTGCGCAAGGGCGCGGGAACCCAATATCGGGTTCCCGCGCCCTTGTTTGTCGTTGCCGGGGGGTGGCAACGGAGCAGTGCTGGTGTCAGCTGGCTGAGAGCACGAATGCCGAATCGATGGTGATGGTGACCTTGTCGCCGACGAGGACTCCGCCGGCTTCAAGTGCGGCGTTCCAGGTGATGCCGAAGGCCTTCCGGGAGATCTGGGCGGTGGCGGAGAACCCGGCGCGGGTGGCGCCGAAGGGGTCAACGGCCACGCCGCCGAACTCTACGTCGAAGGTCACCGGCTTGGAGGTTTCCTTGATGGTCAGGTCGCCGCTCAGCCGGAAGTTCTCCGCGGTTCCCTGGACTTCGGTCGCCTTGAAGGTCATATGCGGGTACTGCTCAACGTTGAAGAAGTCCGGGCCCTTGACGTGGGCATCGCGGTTGTTGTCGTTGGAATCGAAGGATGCGGTCTGGACCGTTGCCTCGACGGTTGAGGTGTCCGGCGTCGCACCGACGACGAGCGTCGCGTTCGCCTCGGTGAAGGCGCCGCGTACCTTGCTGATGCCGGCGTGGCGGACGGAGAAACCTACCTCTGTGTGCGCCTGGTCAAGTGTCCAAGTGCCGGGTGTGAGCTCAATCGTGGTCATATCCATCTCCTGTGTCCGGTTGCTGCAAGCTTTCAAGTTGCATGCGTATGCATGTAACCATGCCTGCCCTGGGAGGTGGTTGTCAACTAAGAAGATTCTTTACGCGAAATAATCTCCTTGGAAATATTTTTCTAAGAAGGTATGTTCATGTCAGTCCCTCCACGGGCTCCGAACCACAGGGCCGGGGAGCCAGGAGGAAATGGACCAAAAAGGGCCCAACGAGCGTCATCGCTAAATTGGAATGGAGGTGGGCCGACATGCCCACAATGCCTGTAGGCGGGATCGTTCCCCGCAATGATGCGGGCCAGACCGCAGACATCATCGTTCGAAATGCCAAAGTCTTCACCGGTGACCCTGCCCGGCCGCACGCCTCGGCGGTGGCCATCAAAGACGGCAAGGTACTGGTAGTGGGCGACGATGCGGACATAGCCAGGGTCACCGGATCAGCCACAAAGATGGTCGATGCCCAGAACCGCCGGGTAATCCCGGGACTCAACGACTCGCACCTGCACGTTATCCGGGGCGGGCTGAACTACGTGATGGAACTGCGCTGGGACGGCGTGCCGACCCTCAAGCTCGCCATGCAGATGCTCCGGGAGCAGGCCGACCGTACTCCCAAGGGCCAGTGGGTCAGGGTCGTAGGCGGTTTCACCAAGGAGCAGTTTGCAGAAAAGCGGCTGCCCACCCTGGGGGAACTCAACGAAGCCGCCCCCGATACCCCGGTCTTCATCCTCAACCTGTATCAGTCGGCGCTGATGAACCGCGCAGCTGTCAGGGCCGCCGGCTACACCAAGGACACCCCCGATTTCAAAGGCGGGCAGATTGTCCATGGCCGTGACGGGGAACCAACCGGTCTGCTCTTGGCCGCACCCAGTGCCCTGGTCCTGTACTCAACCCTGGCCAAGGCACCGCTGCTGCCCGAAGACGAACGGAAGAACTCCACGCGCCAGTATCTGCGCGAACTGAACAGGTTCGGCCTGACCTCGGCCATTGATGCCGCCGGCGGATTCCAGAACTTCCCGGACAACTACCGGACCGTCATGGATCTGGCCAACGAGGGC from Arthrobacter pascens includes:
- a CDS encoding YceI family protein, giving the protein MTTIELTPGTWTLDQAHTEVGFSVRHAGISKVRGAFTEANATLVVGATPDTSTVEATVQTASFDSNDNNRDAHVKGPDFFNVEQYPHMTFKATEVQGTAENFRLSGDLTIKETSKPVTFDVEFGGVAVDPFGATRAGFSATAQISRKAFGITWNAALEAGGVLVGDKVTITIDSAFVLSAS